From a single Mangifera indica cultivar Alphonso chromosome 19, CATAS_Mindica_2.1, whole genome shotgun sequence genomic region:
- the LOC123203360 gene encoding keratinocyte-associated protein 2-like, protein MAGAGSSMLYSFLLFVVILSLQEVYRGKLASTELFTIVGGFISSLLFLVSLTFIGNFQETCGMKTGWGAVMIAGAIALIAASTVHRVCITTCFLFSAVLLYEVNKLSGLILARSESKTKRH, encoded by the exons ATGGCTGGTGCAGGGAGTTCAATGCTATAttcatttcttttgtttgttgtgATTCTGTCTCTTCAGGAGGTGTACCGAGGCAAGTTGGCATCAACTGAGTTATTTACCATAGTTGGAGGCTTCATCAGTTCTCTACTATTTCTTGTGTCATTAACT TTCATTGGTAATTTCCAGGAAACATGTGGCATGAAGACTGGATGGGGTGCTG TTATGATAGCTGGAGCAATTGCTCTGATTGCTGCAAGCACTGTCCATCGAGTGTGCATCACAACTTG TTTCTTGTTCTCAGCTGTACTTCTTTACGAGGTCAACAAGCTTTCAGGGTTGATCCTTGCTAGAAGTGAATCGAAAACAAAGCGACACTGA
- the LOC123203359 gene encoding pentatricopeptide repeat-containing protein At1g77360, mitochondrial-like — protein MIKVYNLQSKYISGCIWLIRRYSSEPKTEIADAAKCISKVLLSSPPIVLDTALDQSGIRVSPKMVEDILNKFANAVMLAYRFFKWAEKQQSYEHSIRAYHTMIESLAKTRQYQIMWDLVNAMRNKRMLNVETFCIIMRKYARAQKVEEALYTFNMMGKYDVPPNLAAFNGLLSALCKSKNVRKAQEIFESMKDRFIPDSKTYSILIEGWGKAPNLPKAREIFREMVDMGCNPDIVTYGIMVDILCKAGRVDEALGIVKGMDSRICQPTSFIYSVLVHTYGVENRIEDAVDTFIEMERNGIQADVAVYNALIGAFCKANKFKNVDRVLNEMECKGVPCNSRTCNIILNGLIGRGETDEAYKVFRRMIKVCEPDSDTYTMMIKMFCERDELKRAFKVWKFMKLKQFIPSMHTFSVLINGLCDRRNVTEACVLFEDMIEKGIRPSSATFGRLRQLLLKEGRDDVLEFLQEKMNLLAKEPLCD, from the coding sequence ATGATCAAAGTTTACAATCTTCAGAGCAAATATATATCAGGATGTATTTGGTTAATCAGGAGATATTCCAGTGAGCCAAAAACAGAGATTGCAGATGCTGCAAAATGTATTAGTAAAGTACTGCTATCTTCTCCACCCATAGTCCTTGACACTGCCCTTGATCAAAGTGGCATTAGGGTATCACCCAAAATGGTTGAAGATATCCTCAATAAATTTGCGAATGCTGTTATGTTGGCATATCGTTTCTTTAAATGGGCTGAAAAGCAACAGAGCTATGAGCACAGTATTCGGGCTTACCACACTATGATTGAATCTCTGGCCAAGACAAGGCAGTACCAGATCATGTGGGATCTTGTGAATGCTATGAGGAACAAGAGAATGCTAAATGTTGAGACATTTTGCATTATTATGAGAAAGTATGCTAGGGCTCAAAAGGTGGAGGAAGCACTTTATACATTTAATATGATGGGAAAATATGATGTGCCCCCAAATTTAGCAGCATTCAATGGCCTATTAAGTGCTTTATGCAAGTCTAAGAATGTGAGGAAGGCTCAGGAGATATTTGAAAGCATGAAGGATCGTTTCATTCCTGACTCGAAAACTTATAGTATACTTATTGAGGGATGGGGAAAGGCTCCAAATCTGCCCAAGGCAAGAGAAATATTCAGAGAAATGGTTGACATGGGTTGCAATCCTGATATAGTGACCTACGGTATAATGGTTGACATTCTTTGCAAGGCAGGGAGGGTTGATGAAGCTCTCGGGATTGTCAAGGGAATGGATTCTAGGATTTGTCAGCCAACGTCTTTCATTTATAGTGTTCTGGTCCATACATATGGGGTAGAGAACAGGATTGAGGATGCTGTTGATACATTCATTGAAATGGAAAGGAATGGAATTCAGGCTGATGTTGCGGTGTATAATGCCTTGATTGGTGCTTTCTGTAAagcaaacaaattcaaaaatgtTGACAGGGTTTTGAATGAGATGGAATGCAAGGGTGTGCCATGTAATTCAAGGACATGCAATATAATTCTGAATGGCCTGATAGGTCGTGGAGAAACTGATGAGGCTTATAAGGTATTCCGGAGGATGATAAAGGTGTGTGAGCCAGATTCAGATACATACACaatgatgataaaaatgtttTGTGAGAGGGATGAATTAAAGAGAGCTTTTAAAGTGTGGAAATTCATGAAGTTGAAGCAGTTCATCCCTAGCATGCATACCTTTTCGGTACTTATAAATGGATTATGTGACAGAAGAAATGTCACTGAAGCTTGTGTCTTATTTGAAGATATGATAGAAAAAGGAATCCGGCCTTCTAGTGCAACTTTTGGGAGGTTAAGACAATTACTTTTGAAGGAAGGTAGAGATGATGTTCTTGAATTTCTTCAGGAGAAAATGAATCTCCTGGCAAAGGAGCCTTTATGTGATTGA